A section of the Tachysurus fulvidraco isolate hzauxx_2018 chromosome 7, HZAU_PFXX_2.0, whole genome shotgun sequence genome encodes:
- the LOC113640606 gene encoding signaling lymphocytic activation molecule-like — protein sequence MTSRRNRNMLVNIVAEIRTLRTLLLLLCCLLCEAGDETVTLQEGEGTTITLHTGITGIQRDAHIVWFYGPEKAEEKILNSQVFKGETVTDISERFKERLQLDRISGALTIRNISRTDSGVYLLHVITGRLSSRTFSVNVYAPVSTPVIINERGKPSVISTESCFLLCSVENGEDVKLSWYRENERISITNNTDLSVPLNLPLQIQHNDINTYICVSANPVSNKTTSLIITQLCDVSDKSDDSPSLLPVLISAGVFLLLILTGFVWVWLKRKHNKLLKKLEEVTFTEVTITAHSAERVKKEEKSRITDGQELNTFVMYSAVETLT from the exons ATGACGTCGAGGAGAAACAGGAACATGCTGGTGAATATTGTAGCAGAAATCAGGACTCTCAGGactcttcttctcctgctgtgct gtttactgtgtgaagctggagacgAGACGGTCACACTGCAGGAAGGGGAAGGAACCACTATAACTCTCCATACTGGGATTACTGGGATTCAGAGGGATGCTCATATAGTTTGGTTTTATGGACCTGAGAAAGCAGAGGAAAAGATATTGAACAGTCAGGTGTTTAAAGGAGAAACTGTTACAGACATcagtgagagatttaaagagcgactgcagctggacagaatcagtggagctttaaccatcaggaacatcagcagaactgattctggagtttatttattacacgtcATCACTGGACGTCTCTCATCTAGGACTTTCAGTGTCAATGTTTATG ctccagtatcaactccagtaataataaatgaaagaggaaagccaagtgtgatttccacagagtcgtgtttcctcctgtgttctgtggagaatggagaagatgtgaagttatcctggtacagagagaatgagagaatctcCATCACCAATAACACAGATCTCAGTGTTCCCCTCAATCTCCCActtcaaatacaacacaatgacattaacacttacatctgtgtgtctgcaaaccctgtcagcaataaaacaacttctctcatcatcacacagctctgtgacgtcTCAG ATAAATCTGATGATTCTCCTTCACTGCTTCCTGTCCTGATATCAGCTGGAGTTTTCCTGCTACTAATACTAACAGGATTTGTGTGGGTTTGgctaaaaagaaaacacaacaag CTCCTAAAGAAACTTGAGGAAGTGACTTTCACTGAGGTGACAATTACAGctcacagtgcagagagagttaaaaag GAAGAAAAGTCCAGAATAACAGATGGTCAAGAGCTGAATACCTTCGTGATGTACTCAGCTGTGGAGACACTGACATAA